One Erpetoichthys calabaricus chromosome 8, fErpCal1.3, whole genome shotgun sequence DNA segment encodes these proteins:
- the mrps17 gene encoding 28S ribosomal protein S17, mitochondrial, whose product MSLKTATVHAKWIIGKVIGTKMHKTAKVRVTRLVLDQYLLKYYNKRKTYFAHDALEQCTVGDIVLLKALPERRSKHVKHELTEIVFKVGNVIDPLTGKKVAGTKFIESLGEPTEDSAGSLTNKLDKLTLSAAPGEAHEKNSGL is encoded by the exons ATGTCCCTGAAAACTGCAACCGTCCATGCCAAGTGGATTATTGGCAAGGTAATCGGCACCAAAATGCATAAAACAGCAAAAGTTCGAGTGACACGTCTTGTACTTGATCAATATTTGCTTAAG tATTACAACAAAAGGAAGACTTACTTTGCCCATGATGCCTTAGAACAGTGTACTGTAGGTGATATTGTTCTTCTAAAAGCTCTTCCAGAAAGGAGATCTAAACATGTAAAACATGAACTTACTGAAATTGTGTTTAAAGTTGGAAATGTCATTGATCCATTAACTGGAAAGAAGGTGGCTGGAACCAAATTCATAGAATCTCTGGGAGAGCCCACTGAAGATTCTGCAGGATCTTTGACAAATAAGCTAGATAAATTAACCCTCTCTGCTGCTCCAGGAGAAGCCCATGAAAAAAACTCTGGACTGTAA